Below is a genomic region from Isosphaeraceae bacterium EP7.
AAGCAAAGATTGCTTTCCAAGGCGCAACTACAACTACACACAATGCCACCGGTTCGAAACAAGCGGGTGTGGCTGAGGCGGAAGATCCGAAGGCCATTGCCTTGAAAAAGGCAAAGGATAGAGTTGAAAGCGAGGAGCAATCACTGAAGCAGCTTGATGATGAAATACCTAGAGCACAACAAGCTATAGACAAATACAGTAGAACAAATAGGCCAAAAGTGGCTATGTATATGCTATATTTTTTATGGCTTGCTTGCATGCTATTTTGGACATATTATCTAAAAAGAATGACGAAGATTAAGATTGAGTTTAGCAGTCCTCAACAAAGATCTGTCATTGATGAGTCGCATGCGGAATCGTCTTCCAAGAACACTCTATCGAAGGACGCAAATTCGCCAGCAACATCGGTAGCTACTCGTGCTACTGCAGCCGCTGAAAACCGGTCTTATGATGATTTCAGAGATCCTCCAGATTACGCGATTTCCTAAATCTAACAAATCGGTGCCGGTTATGCATGAAGGATATTGATTCTCTTGTTTAGGTTGATTGACAGGTCATTTTGGGTCATCGGGGGCTTCGTTTAACTTTTTGTATGTCAATTAATTATCAAATAACGAGATCGATTGCTGAAGGACTTCATCAACTTCTGGATCAAAAACCTCGACTTGTGGCTGTGATTCTTTTGGCTTATGTTGGAGATTAAACGTGCGTTGATGAGCCTTGCGTAAAATAATTTGGTAGACCATCGGGATGACAGTTATGGTCGGTCCGATGTTCATTGTATCCAAGCCTTCTTCAAGAGTAGCACCAAGTACGTAGGCAAAAATCTCTGTGTTTGACCTGCCCTCTCCGCAGTTACCACTCGCCATGATCGTGCCGCGATCTTTCGGGGCACGTTGGTGGCGACGCTCTAGGGTGGCTCAGTCGGCCTTGATGCGGACGTTGACGGGGAGGTCGAGGGTGGCGGGGGCGAGGCAGGCTCGGTCGTTGCAGGGCTGGTAGGCGAGCTTGAGGTGAATGGTGCGGTCGCCGGCGGGGGTCTCGGGGGGGAGGGTCAGGGTGGCGGTGAGGGTGACCTGGTCCTCGTAGACCTCGACAGGGGGCTGGCCGAGGGGGGTGGACTTGAGGCGCTGGCCGGTGGGGTAGGCGACGTTAGTGAGGGTGGCGGTCTCGCAGGCGGCCAGGGTGAGGGTGGTGGGTCGGGCGGTGTCGGCGGTGGCGGGGTTGGCGTAGGTGTGCCAGCCGGGCTTGTGGGTCAGGGTGACGGTGACGGTCAGGGGGGCGCCGGGGGCAGGCTGTCGGACTCAGTCCGCCAGCGCAGGCCACCGTCATCGCGGTCGAACTGCTGGATCCAGATCCGCCGCAGGGCCTCCAGGGCGGGGAGATCCCGCAGCGATCCAGGCACGGACGGACCGGCGGCGGCCTCCAGCAACGCGAGGCCGTCCTCGCCGACTTGCGTGGCCAGCTCGCGGCGTCCCTCCTGTGAGGCCGGGTCGCGCACAGCGTAGGCACGCCGGCCGTACAGATCGGGCCACCCGGGGCGTGCCCGGGAGGCGAGCCATGCGGGGGCCGCCACCGCGACGCGGTCCAAGGCGTGGCGGACCGCCTCGACGACGCATTCCAGCCTGTTCGACGCATCCACGCGGGCCAGGACGTGAGTCGAGTCAGTGCGCTGCCGGCCGCGCACCTTGATCCAGCCTCGCTCGCGACAGCGAGCCAGGAGCGCGCCGAGGAGCCGTAGCTCGGCCGACCCGGCAAGTAGGCGGGCGCGGGACTCGCAGAGGACGGAGGCGTCGAACCCGGGGTCGTCGAGCGCCAGGCCGAGGGCGTACTTCCAGTCGATCCGTTCGCGGACGCCCTCGGCGGTGCGGCCGTCGGAGAGCCCCTCGGCGAACTGGAAGACCGTTACCAGGGCCAGTCGCCAGGGGACCTCGGCCGGCCGCCCCTTCCTCGGGTACAGCGAGGCGAAGTCGTCGTCGGTGAAGACCGTGCCCAGCTCGTCGCGGAGCGAGAGGTAAGGATTGCCGCCGGGGAAGGCGGCCCTGGCCACGCGGGAGGTCTCGGCGGGCACGGGCTCGATCGGCTGGGGGTGCATCGACATGGGCGACCTCCGTCCGAGAGGAAATCATCTCGGACGGAGCGTAAACGGCCCACATCACTCGTTCCAGAATTCGCCAGCAGGATCTTTTAAAGGGGGCAGGTCACCGTTGACGCCGGAATACCTCCGGTCTCAGGATTGCGTCCTGATCGCGACGGACCACTCAGCCTACGACTGGCCCTGGATCGTCGAGCAATCGCCGTTGGTCATCGACACCCGCAATGCGACCCGGAAGGTGGAGGCTCAGCGCGAGCGGATCGTCCCGGCCTGGCCAGCCCGGAGACGCCGCGGATCATCGATCACTTCGAATTCGAAAGTGAGCGTCCCGCCGCAACCGGTCTAATCCGGTAGCGGCGGGACCCCATTTTGCCGCTCGAAGACGTTTAGTTCGGACGGTTCTTGCGGCGGCCGCCCTTGAGGGTTGGGACCGTCGGGATCTCCTGGCCCGGGAAGACCTGATCAACGCCCGCCGAGCTCGGATTGACGGTGCTGGTCGGGGCCTGGGGCGGAGCCTTGATCGACTTGGTCGAGGTCGTCTTTGCCCCGGAAACCAGCGGTACAACCGGGGCGGTGACCGACCCAAGGGTGGACGGCGTGGTGGGGTTGAAGACGACGTCTACCCAGTAGTTGGTCGCCTTCCAGGTCTCGGTGGGGAAGCCTCCCTCTGAACCATACCGGAAGACACTCCCGTTGGCCGGCACTGACAGTGGTCCGCTGGTATAGGCCGAGGCGAAGTAGTTCGCGTCCGACGCGTAGCTACCTTGCGGAGCCAGGTACGACGCCACGTAAATCGTGTTCGGTTGAATCGTCACCGGCGAGGCGAAGGTCACTTGCTGCCAACCCGAGGCCGTCTCGGACGTGAACGTGGCCGAGGCCAGAAGCTGGCCGCTGCCGCTCCAGAGGTGGCCAACGTGGGTTCCCGTGTTGGTGCCGGCCTTGTAGAAGCGGATTCCGGTGATCGTCCCGGCCATGTTGGAGCTGAACTTCACCCCCAGCTCAACCGCGTTGGCTTCGGGGAACGACGCCGTAACCGGCTTGGACGAGCTGCTCCAAAGCGTGGACGACGTCGACGTTGACGGAGGGGTGGCGTCCGTG
It encodes:
- a CDS encoding transposase; the encoded protein is MSMHPQPIEPVPAETSRVARAAFPGGNPYLSLRDELGTVFTDDDFASLYPRKGRPAEVPWRLALVTVFQFAEGLSDGRTAEGVRERIDWKYALGLALDDPGFDASVLCESRARLLAGSAELRLLGALLARCRERGWIKVRGRQRTDSTHVLARVDASNRLECVVEAVRHALDRVAVAAPAWLASRARPGWPDLYGRRAYAVRDPASQEGRRELATQVGEDGLALLEAAAGPSVPGSLRDLPALEALRRIWIQQFDRDDGGLRWRTESDSLPPAPP